One Glycine max cultivar Williams 82 chromosome 6, Glycine_max_v4.0, whole genome shotgun sequence DNA segment encodes these proteins:
- the LOC100801744 gene encoding vesicle transport v-SNARE 13-like, whose translation MSEVFEGYERQYCEQSANLSRQCTAASALDGEQKKQKLSDIKAGLDDADTLIRKMDLEARSLQPSVKAALLAKLREYKTDLSNLKSEVKRVTSASVNLTARDDLLESGRADTLAASNDQKGRLLMSTERLNQSSDRIKESRKTMLETEDLGEFILRDLHQQRESLLHAHKTIHGVDDNISKSKKILSAMSRRMSRNKWIVSSLMTALVLAILIILYFKLTH comes from the exons ATGAGTGAGGTGTTTGAAGGGTACGAGCGTCAATACTGTGAGCAATCGGCGAATCTTTCGCGGCAATGCACTGCGGCTTCTGCTCTTGATGGAG AACAAAAGAAGCAAAAACTTTCTGATATAAAAGCTGGATTAGATGATGCTGACACATTG ATTCGAAAAATGGACCTTGAGGCTAGGAGTTTGCAGCCAAGCGTGAAGGCAGCTCTTCTTGCCAAGTTAAGGGAATATAAAACTGATTTGAGCAATTTGAAAAGTGAAGTTAAAAGAGTCACGTCAGCTAGCGTCAATCTCACTGCTCGAGATGACTTGTTGGAGTCAGGAAGGGCTGATACACTGGCG GCATCAAATGATCAAAAAGGAAGACTTCTGATGTCTACTGAAAGACTTAATCAGTCCTCTGACAGAATAAAGGAGAGCAGAAAAACAATGCTGGAGACAGAGGATCTTGGTGAATTTATCCTCAGAGATTTGCATCAACAACGTGAATCCCTACTCCACGCCCATAAGACg ATCCATGGAGTGGATGATAACATTAGCAAGAGCAAGAAAATTTTGTCGGCTATGTCAAGAAGGATGAGCAGGAACAAATGGATTGTTAGCTCCTTAATGACAGCTCTGGTCCTTGcaatattaatcattttatatttcaagCTGACTCATTAG
- the LOC100801744 gene encoding vesicle transport v-SNARE 13-like isoform X2, producing the protein MEIRKMDLEARSLQPSVKAALLAKLREYKTDLSNLKSEVKRVTSASVNLTARDDLLESGRADTLAASNDQKGRLLMSTERLNQSSDRIKESRKTMLETEDLGEFILRDLHQQRESLLHAHKTIHGVDDNISKSKKILSAMSRRMSRNKWIVSSLMTALVLAILIILYFKLTH; encoded by the exons ATGGAG ATTCGAAAAATGGACCTTGAGGCTAGGAGTTTGCAGCCAAGCGTGAAGGCAGCTCTTCTTGCCAAGTTAAGGGAATATAAAACTGATTTGAGCAATTTGAAAAGTGAAGTTAAAAGAGTCACGTCAGCTAGCGTCAATCTCACTGCTCGAGATGACTTGTTGGAGTCAGGAAGGGCTGATACACTGGCG GCATCAAATGATCAAAAAGGAAGACTTCTGATGTCTACTGAAAGACTTAATCAGTCCTCTGACAGAATAAAGGAGAGCAGAAAAACAATGCTGGAGACAGAGGATCTTGGTGAATTTATCCTCAGAGATTTGCATCAACAACGTGAATCCCTACTCCACGCCCATAAGACg ATCCATGGAGTGGATGATAACATTAGCAAGAGCAAGAAAATTTTGTCGGCTATGTCAAGAAGGATGAGCAGGAACAAATGGATTGTTAGCTCCTTAATGACAGCTCTGGTCCTTGcaatattaatcattttatatttcaagCTGACTCATTAG